A region of Paraburkholderia largidicola DNA encodes the following proteins:
- a CDS encoding cytochrome-c peroxidase: protein MRRDVAGLWTRQAWRAGWIGALGISVAVMVAGCDAGGTQGGGAQAAAQPVHPAMSGAQMQKVSADGAAAMPAGGQTRAQVYESVKKMTAVGKQLFVDPSLSGSGKLACASCHSPQHAFGPPNALSVQLGGQDMRQQGMRAAPDIKYLQKVPSFTEHYHDSDDEGDESVDAGPTGGLMWDGRVNSAHDQARMPLTSSFEMGSTPQKVAAAVKAAPYANQFRDTFGEHVFDNDDTTFKAVLQALEVFEETPELFYPYTSKYDAFLSGKAQLTKAELHGLQLFNDETKGNCASCHISQRALDGSAPAFSDFGLIALGVPRNRTLAVNRDPHFYDLGACGPERTDLKGQDEYCGIFRTPTLRNVALRKTFFHNGIYHSLEEVVRFYAERDTNPEKFYPVVKGKVQKFDDLPKKYWANLNTDPPFDRKPGDKPALDESEIKDVVAFLKTLTDGYQPEPPQQHADAHIVSSR from the coding sequence ATGCGGCGCGATGTGGCGGGGCTTTGGACAAGACAGGCGTGGCGCGCGGGATGGATTGGCGCGCTGGGGATTTCGGTTGCGGTGATGGTGGCCGGGTGCGATGCCGGCGGTACGCAGGGCGGCGGCGCTCAAGCAGCGGCGCAACCGGTCCATCCGGCAATGAGCGGCGCGCAGATGCAGAAGGTGTCCGCCGATGGCGCCGCGGCGATGCCCGCCGGCGGTCAGACGCGCGCCCAGGTGTACGAGTCCGTCAAGAAGATGACGGCCGTCGGCAAGCAGCTATTCGTTGATCCGTCGCTGTCGGGCTCGGGCAAGCTTGCCTGCGCGTCGTGCCATAGTCCGCAGCACGCTTTCGGGCCGCCGAACGCGCTCTCGGTGCAACTGGGCGGCCAGGACATGCGCCAGCAGGGCATGCGCGCCGCGCCCGACATCAAGTATCTGCAGAAGGTGCCGTCCTTCACCGAGCACTATCACGACTCGGACGACGAGGGCGACGAAAGCGTCGACGCCGGTCCGACGGGCGGCCTGATGTGGGATGGCCGCGTGAACAGCGCGCACGATCAGGCGCGCATGCCGCTGACGTCGTCGTTCGAGATGGGCAGCACGCCGCAGAAAGTGGCGGCAGCCGTGAAGGCCGCGCCGTACGCGAACCAGTTCCGCGACACGTTTGGCGAGCATGTGTTCGATAACGACGACACGACGTTCAAAGCGGTACTGCAAGCGCTCGAGGTGTTCGAAGAGACGCCGGAACTGTTCTATCCGTACACCAGCAAGTACGACGCGTTTCTCTCCGGCAAGGCGCAGCTCACGAAGGCCGAGCTGCACGGCCTGCAGCTCTTCAACGACGAGACCAAGGGCAACTGCGCGAGCTGCCACATCAGCCAGCGTGCGCTCGACGGCTCGGCGCCCGCGTTCTCCGACTTCGGTCTGATCGCGCTCGGCGTGCCGCGTAATCGCACGCTGGCCGTGAATCGCGATCCGCATTTCTACGATCTGGGCGCATGCGGCCCGGAGCGCACGGATCTGAAGGGACAAGACGAGTATTGCGGCATCTTCCGTACGCCGACGCTGCGCAACGTGGCGCTGCGCAAGACGTTCTTCCACAACGGGATTTATCACTCGCTCGAAGAAGTCGTCCGCTTCTATGCGGAACGCGATACGAATCCGGAGAAGTTCTATCCCGTCGTCAAGGGGAAAGTGCAGAAGTTCGACGATCTGCCGAAGAAGTATTGGGCGAATCTGAATACCGACCCGCCATTCGATCGCAAGCCGGGCGACAAGCCTGCGCTGGATGAATCAGAGATCAAGGACGTCGTCGCGTTCCTTAAGACGCTGACGGACGGATATCAGCCCGAACCGCCTCAGCAACACGCTGACGCTCACATCGTCAGCAGCAGATAA
- a CDS encoding transporter substrate-binding domain-containing protein: MKVAIKYKLVAAAALASLMSLTTPAHAEELTGTLKKVHDDGVITLGVREASIPFSYSNGDQTVGYSQSIALAIVDEIRKTLAMPNLKVREVTITSANRFLMLVNNQIDLECGSTTHTRERENVAAFSNSFFQYAVRMIARKNAGINDFADLAGKPVVTTAGTSDERLVRQLNSEKQLNMRIASAKDHSDAFAAVKADRAVAFVMDEPILYGFRATDPRPDDFIVTGTPLGYETYACMFRKGDAPFRELVNRVISKMQTSGEAERLYNVWFTQPIPPHGINLNYPLSAEMRSMFAHPNDKALD, translated from the coding sequence ATGAAGGTTGCAATCAAATACAAGCTGGTAGCGGCTGCGGCGCTGGCGTCGCTCATGTCGCTGACGACGCCCGCGCATGCCGAAGAGCTGACGGGCACGCTCAAGAAGGTCCACGACGACGGCGTGATCACGCTCGGCGTGCGCGAAGCGTCGATCCCCTTCTCCTATTCGAACGGCGACCAGACGGTCGGCTATTCGCAATCGATCGCACTCGCCATCGTCGACGAAATCAGGAAGACGCTCGCGATGCCGAACCTCAAGGTGCGCGAAGTCACGATCACATCGGCGAACCGCTTCCTGATGCTGGTCAACAACCAGATCGATCTTGAATGCGGCTCGACCACACATACGCGCGAGCGCGAGAATGTCGCCGCGTTTTCAAATAGCTTCTTCCAGTACGCGGTGCGGATGATCGCGCGCAAGAACGCCGGTATCAACGACTTCGCGGATCTCGCCGGCAAGCCCGTCGTCACGACGGCGGGCACCTCGGACGAACGGCTCGTGCGTCAGTTGAACAGCGAGAAGCAGCTGAATATGCGTATTGCGAGCGCGAAGGACCACTCCGATGCGTTCGCAGCCGTGAAGGCGGATCGCGCGGTCGCGTTCGTGATGGACGAACCGATTCTCTACGGTTTTCGCGCCACCGACCCGCGCCCCGACGACTTCATCGTGACGGGCACGCCGCTCGGCTACGAGACCTATGCGTGCATGTTCCGCAAGGGCGACGCGCCGTTCCGCGAGCTGGTCAACCGGGTGATCTCGAAAATGCAGACGTCAGGCGAGGCCGAGCGCCTCTACAACGTCTGGTTCACGCAGCCCATTCCGCCGCATGGGATCAACCTGAACTATCCGCTGTCGGCGGAAATGCGCTCGATGTTCGCGCATCCGAACGACAAGGCGCTCGATTGA
- a CDS encoding glutamine--tRNA ligase/YqeY domain fusion protein, with protein sequence MNNDRKDAERNEAPVSNFIRNIIDDDNRSGKWGQRVETRFPPEPNGYLHIGHAKSICLNFGIAQSYGGVCHLRFDDTNPEKESFEYVDSIVDAVKWLGFEWNAESKEHLYFASDYYDKLYEFAELLITRGKAYVDSQTAEEMRANRGSATEVGTPSPFRERSVEENLDLFRRMKAGEFKEGEHVLRAKIDMSSPNFNMRDPVIYRIRFAHHYRTGDTWCVYPMYDYTHCISDALENITHSLCTLEFEDHRPLYDWILDELAEAGIFTRPLPQQIEFSRLNLTYAITSKRKLLQLVNENHVDGWDDPRMPTIVGVRRRGFTPDSIKLFCERIGITKVDSWIDMSVFEGALRDDLDDKAPRATCVLDPLKLVIDNYPEGQTDACSAPVHPHHPDRGVRTFPFSRELWIEREDFMENAPKGYFRLFPGNKVRLKYGYVVECTGVDKDENGNAIAVHCNYFPDSRSGTEGANNYKVKGTIHWISATQAVPVEVRVYDRLFKEAQPDAGGRDFLEALNPDSKRIMHAYVEPGLGEVEPEARYQFERHGYFVADRYDTKPGKPVFNRIVSLRDSWGKPA encoded by the coding sequence ATGAACAACGATCGCAAAGACGCCGAGCGCAACGAAGCGCCCGTTTCGAATTTCATCCGCAACATCATCGACGACGACAACCGCTCCGGAAAGTGGGGGCAGCGGGTGGAAACGCGCTTCCCGCCGGAACCGAACGGCTATCTGCACATCGGCCACGCGAAGAGCATCTGCCTGAACTTCGGCATCGCGCAGAGCTACGGCGGCGTCTGTCATCTGCGCTTCGACGACACGAACCCGGAAAAGGAAAGCTTCGAATACGTCGACTCGATCGTCGACGCGGTGAAGTGGCTCGGCTTCGAGTGGAACGCCGAAAGCAAGGAGCACCTCTACTTCGCGAGCGACTACTACGACAAGCTCTATGAGTTCGCCGAGTTGCTGATCACGCGCGGCAAGGCGTATGTCGACAGTCAGACGGCGGAAGAGATGCGCGCGAACCGCGGCTCCGCAACGGAAGTCGGCACGCCGTCGCCGTTCCGCGAGCGCAGCGTCGAAGAAAACCTCGACCTGTTCCGCCGTATGAAGGCGGGCGAGTTCAAGGAAGGCGAGCACGTGCTGCGCGCGAAGATCGACATGTCGTCGCCGAACTTCAACATGCGCGACCCGGTGATCTACCGCATCCGCTTCGCCCACCACTACCGGACGGGCGACACGTGGTGCGTCTACCCGATGTACGACTACACGCACTGCATCTCGGACGCGCTCGAAAACATCACGCATTCGCTGTGCACGCTGGAGTTCGAAGACCACCGTCCGCTGTACGACTGGATCCTCGACGAACTCGCCGAGGCCGGCATCTTCACGCGTCCGCTGCCGCAGCAGATCGAGTTTTCGCGTCTGAACCTCACGTACGCGATCACCAGCAAGCGCAAGCTGCTGCAACTGGTGAACGAAAACCACGTGGACGGCTGGGACGATCCGCGCATGCCGACCATCGTCGGCGTACGCCGCCGCGGCTTTACGCCGGACAGCATCAAGCTGTTCTGCGAGCGCATCGGCATCACGAAGGTCGATTCGTGGATCGACATGAGCGTGTTCGAAGGCGCGCTGCGCGACGATCTCGACGACAAGGCGCCGCGCGCGACCTGCGTGCTCGATCCGTTGAAGCTCGTCATCGACAACTATCCCGAAGGTCAGACGGATGCGTGCAGCGCGCCCGTCCATCCGCATCATCCGGATCGCGGCGTGCGCACGTTCCCGTTCTCGCGTGAATTGTGGATCGAGCGCGAAGACTTCATGGAAAACGCGCCGAAGGGCTATTTCCGCCTGTTCCCGGGCAACAAGGTGCGTCTGAAGTACGGCTACGTCGTGGAATGCACGGGCGTCGACAAGGACGAGAACGGCAACGCGATCGCCGTGCACTGCAACTACTTCCCGGACAGCCGCTCCGGCACGGAAGGCGCGAACAACTACAAGGTCAAGGGCACGATCCACTGGATCAGCGCGACTCAGGCCGTGCCCGTCGAAGTGCGGGTCTACGATCGCCTCTTCAAGGAAGCCCAGCCCGACGCGGGCGGCCGCGATTTCCTCGAGGCGCTCAATCCCGATTCGAAGCGCATCATGCACGCCTACGTCGAGCCGGGTCTGGGCGAGGTCGAGCCCGAAGCACGCTATCAGTTCGAGCGTCACGGCTACTTCGTCGCCGACCGGTATGACACGAAACCGGGCAAACCCGTATTCAACCGGATCGTCAGTCTGCGCGACAGTTGGGGAAAGCCGGCGTAA
- a CDS encoding acid phosphatase: MNKKLICATPIAIAAAIGLYACGGNSNSKPTLSSVKNVVVIYAENRSFDNLYGNFPGANGLQNVTATTARQLDRDGSVLATLPPVWKGLTAAGVTPVITQAMTVNLPNAPFAIDDPAGFNAPLSATTRDLYHRFYENQMQIHGGKNDMFAAWADSGGLVMGHYTPNADKLPLYKIAQQFTLADNFFMGAFGGSFLNHQWLVCACTPFYANADTSVAKTSISDVAPDGVSLTLKSTSAASALTDVPTFVNSGNLTPDFYAINTMQPPYQPSGNKPAAGGDANLADPTAATTLPAQTNQHIGDLLNNAGVTWAWYGGAWSNAISAVQNNTANVIYGANLSSPNFQPHHQPFNYFADLAPGTDNRAKHLLDGGLNGAEFIKQIDAGALPQVAFYKPQGNLNEHAGYTDVSQGDQHIADVISHLQKSPQWNNMVVIITYDENGGFWDHVAPPKGDRWGPGTRIPAIIVSPYAKKGFVDHTQYDTTSILRFITHRFNLPNLPGLTSRDSALVANGGQAMGDLTNALDISK; the protein is encoded by the coding sequence ATGAACAAGAAACTGATCTGCGCGACGCCTATCGCGATCGCTGCAGCAATCGGGCTGTACGCATGTGGTGGCAATTCGAACTCGAAGCCGACGTTGTCTTCCGTGAAGAACGTCGTGGTCATCTATGCAGAAAACCGCAGCTTCGACAACCTCTATGGCAACTTCCCGGGCGCCAACGGGCTGCAGAACGTGACGGCGACGACCGCGCGCCAGCTCGACCGCGACGGCTCCGTGCTCGCGACGCTGCCGCCCGTCTGGAAGGGCCTCACGGCTGCGGGCGTGACGCCCGTGATCACGCAGGCGATGACCGTCAATCTGCCGAACGCGCCGTTCGCCATCGACGATCCGGCCGGCTTCAACGCGCCGCTCAGCGCGACGACGCGCGACCTGTATCACCGCTTTTACGAGAACCAGATGCAGATCCACGGCGGCAAGAACGACATGTTCGCCGCGTGGGCCGATTCGGGCGGTCTCGTGATGGGCCACTACACGCCGAACGCCGACAAGCTGCCGCTCTACAAGATCGCACAGCAATTCACGCTGGCCGACAATTTCTTCATGGGCGCGTTCGGCGGCTCGTTCCTGAACCACCAGTGGCTGGTCTGCGCGTGCACGCCGTTCTATGCGAACGCCGACACGAGCGTCGCGAAGACGTCGATCTCCGACGTCGCACCGGACGGTGTCTCGCTGACGCTCAAGTCGACGTCGGCGGCATCGGCGCTGACCGACGTGCCGACCTTCGTCAATTCGGGCAACCTCACGCCCGACTTCTACGCCATCAACACGATGCAGCCGCCGTATCAGCCGAGCGGCAACAAGCCGGCTGCGGGCGGCGACGCGAACCTCGCCGATCCGACGGCCGCGACGACGCTCCCGGCGCAGACGAACCAGCATATCGGCGATCTGCTCAACAACGCGGGCGTGACGTGGGCGTGGTACGGCGGCGCCTGGAGCAACGCGATCTCCGCTGTGCAGAACAACACGGCGAACGTGATCTACGGCGCGAACCTCAGCTCGCCTAACTTCCAGCCGCACCACCAGCCGTTCAACTACTTCGCCGATCTCGCACCGGGCACCGACAACCGCGCGAAGCATCTGCTCGACGGCGGCCTGAACGGCGCGGAGTTCATCAAGCAGATCGACGCCGGCGCGCTGCCGCAAGTCGCGTTCTACAAGCCGCAAGGCAACCTGAACGAGCACGCGGGTTATACGGATGTCTCGCAGGGCGATCAGCACATTGCGGATGTGATCTCGCATCTGCAGAAGAGCCCGCAGTGGAACAACATGGTCGTCATCATCACGTACGACGAGAACGGCGGATTCTGGGATCACGTCGCGCCGCCGAAGGGCGACCGCTGGGGCCCGGGCACGCGGATTCCCGCGATCATCGTGTCGCCGTACGCGAAGAAGGGTTTCGTCGATCATACGCAGTACGACACGACGTCGATCCTGCGCTTCATCACGCACCGCTTCAATCTGCCGAACCTGCCGGGCCTCACGTCGCGTGACAGTGCGCTGGTCGCGAACGGCGGCCAGGCGATGGGCGATCTGACGAACGCGCTCGACATCAGCAAGTAA
- a CDS encoding NUDIX hydrolase encodes MSARTISCGVVLLDPDGRVLLAHATETSHWDIPKGQGEEGEAPHVTALREMEEETGLAVDAARLKDLGLFVYRRDKDLHLFAARARADELDLTRCTCTSMFPRRSDGTMIPEMDAFRWAAPDEVEHYASRSLTRLFQTTLSLAELHRALDAA; translated from the coding sequence TTGAGCGCGCGCACGATCTCTTGCGGCGTCGTGTTGCTCGACCCGGATGGGCGAGTGCTGCTCGCGCACGCGACGGAAACCAGCCACTGGGATATTCCCAAAGGGCAGGGCGAGGAAGGCGAAGCGCCGCATGTGACGGCGCTGCGCGAGATGGAAGAGGAAACGGGACTCGCCGTGGACGCGGCGCGGCTGAAAGACCTTGGCCTGTTCGTATATCGGCGGGACAAGGACCTGCATCTGTTCGCCGCGCGCGCCCGCGCCGACGAACTCGACCTCACCCGCTGCACGTGCACGTCGATGTTTCCGCGCCGCTCCGACGGCACGATGATTCCCGAGATGGACGCATTCCGCTGGGCCGCGCCCGATGAAGTCGAGCATTACGCGAGCCGCAGTCTCACGCGGCTCTTTCAGACCACGCTGTCGCTCGCCGAACTGCACCGCGCGCTGGACGCGGCGTAG